One Cucurbita pepo subsp. pepo cultivar mu-cu-16 chromosome LG07, ASM280686v2, whole genome shotgun sequence genomic region harbors:
- the LOC111798666 gene encoding serine/threonine protein phosphatase 2A 57 kDa regulatory subunit B' theta isoform-like gives MIKQIFSKLPRKSSKNAESREHGGGHTPPSTAYASASSRSNDLASGKSANLVSSFPATNPVQDVGKNHGSKANKGANTKLNGIPTSSYEPLPGFREVPNSEKQNLFVKKLNLCCFLFDFSDPTKHLKEKEIKRQTLLEIVDYVTSVNSKFTEIVIQEVIKMVSLNLFRTMSPQSRENKIVEGFDLEEEEPSMDPAWPHLQIVYEFFLRFVASPEMDAKLAKRYIDHSFILKLLDLFDSEDPREREYLKTILHRIYGKFMVHRPFIRKVINNIFYRFIFETEKHNGIAELLEILGSIINGFALPLKEEHKLFLIRALIPLHKPKCLAMYHQQLSYCITQFVEKDCKLADTVIRGLLKYWPVTNSSKEVMFLSELEEVLEATQLPEFQRCMVPLFRRIARCLNCPHFQVAERALFLWNNDHIENLIKENRKIILPIIFPALEKNARSHWNQAVHSLTLNVRKIFYDLDPDLLKECLVKFQEDELKENEVKARQEVTWKRLEELAAKKAASNEAVLVSHKLPTGTASV, from the exons atgatCAAACAGATATTTAGTAAGCTTCCCCGAAAATCATCGAAGAATGCTGAGAGTAGGGAACATGGTGGAGGCCATACGCCACCTTCTACTGCTTATGCTTCTGCCAGTTCAAGAAGTAATGATTTAGCATCTGGCAAGTCAGCAAATTTGGTTTCATCTTTTCCAGCTACGAACCCTGTCCAAGATGTTGGGAAAAATCATGGTAGCAAGGCTAATAAAGGTGCAAATACAAAACTGAATGGAATTCCCACATCTTCGTATGAGCCATTGCCCGGGTTTAGGGAAGTTCCAAACTCTGAAAAGCAgaatttgtttgttaagaaACTGAATCTATGCTGCTTTTTGTTCGACTTCAGTGACCCAACAAAGCACCTTAAAGAGAAGGAGATCAAGAGACAAACTTTGTTGGAGATTGTGGATTATGTAACTTCTGTCAATAGTAAGTTCACTGAAATTGTCATTCAGGAAGTTATAAAAATGGTATcccttaatttatttagaacaATGAGCCCTCAATCGCGTGAGAACAAAATTGTGGAAGGTTTTGAtttggaggaggaggagccTTCCATGGATCCTGCATGGCCTCATTTGCAAATTGTTTATGAATTCTTTCTCAGATTTGTGGCCTCACCTGAGATGGATGCGAAATTGGCTAAAAGATACATCgatcattcattcattctgAAACTGCTGGATTTGTTTGACTCTGAAGATCCTAGAGAAAGAGAATACTTAAAAACTATTCTGCACCGTATCTATGGGAAGTTTATGGTACACCGACCCTTTATTAGAAAAGtcataaataacatattttatcGATTTATTTTCGAGACAGAAAAGCATAATGGGATTGCTGAACTCTTGGAAATTTTGGGAAGTATCATCAATGGGTTCGCTCTTCCTCTTAAAGAAGAGCACAAGTTATTCCTTATTCGTGCTTTGATTCCTTTGCATAAACCAAAATGCCTCGCTATGTACCATCAGCAGTTATCATACTGCATCACACAATTTGTTGAGAAAGATTGCAAGCTTGCTGATACAGTCATAAGAGGTTTATTGAAGTATTGGCCAGTTACAAATAGTTCAAAAGAAGTAATGTTCCTCAGTGAGTTGGAAGAAGTATTAGAAGCTACTCAACTTCCAGAGTTTCAGCGCTGCATGGTACCCCTGTTTCGCAGGATTGCTCGGTGTCTAAACTGTCCACATTTTCAG GTAGCAGAAAGGGCGCTATTCTTGTGGAATAATGATCACattgaaaatttgatcaaGGAAAACCGCAAGATCATACTGCCCATAATCTTTCCAGCTCTGGAAAAGAATGCCAGAAGTCACTGGAATCAGGCTGTTCATAGCTTGACTTTGAATGTCCGGAAGATATTTTATGATCTTGATCCTGATCTTCTCAAGGAATGCTTAGTCAAGTTTCAGGAAGACgaattgaaggaaaatgagGTAAAAGCAAGACAAGAAGTCACATGGAAACGTCTAGAGGAGCTTGCTGCGAAGAAAGCTGCAAGTAATGAAGCCGTGCTTGTTTCTCATAAATTACCCACTGGAACAGCATCAGTTTAG